A single genomic interval of Planctomycetia bacterium harbors:
- a CDS encoding class I SAM-dependent methyltransferase, translating into MIACPSVRKSSIRTHYNLATLFYRLLWGPHIHHGYWTSDESPRVAQLALTERLATLARIKSGDSLLDIGCGMGGSSIHLAKTRRCQATGVTLSRVQRIWSATSAAAQGVRRNTSFRCADAETLEFEQAQFDVVWSVECTEHLFDKPAFFQRAAQWLKPGGRMAICAWLAGDQLDTSARRQQVYDVCDGFLCPSLGSSADYMEWMQRAGLRVERVEDWTAKVARTWEICRDRVRKTRVRWLARCLHGESTLFLDRFDALLSAYETGAMKYGCFIATRDA; encoded by the coding sequence ATGATTGCTTGTCCGAGTGTACGCAAGAGTTCCATTCGCACGCACTACAATCTGGCAACGCTGTTCTACCGCTTGCTGTGGGGCCCGCACATTCATCATGGGTATTGGACCTCTGACGAGTCGCCGCGCGTAGCACAGTTGGCGCTCACCGAACGACTCGCCACGCTGGCGCGGATCAAGTCAGGCGACAGCCTCCTCGACATCGGCTGCGGCATGGGCGGTTCGTCGATCCACCTTGCAAAAACGCGCCGCTGCCAGGCAACAGGCGTGACGCTCAGCCGCGTCCAGCGCATCTGGTCGGCCACCTCAGCGGCCGCCCAGGGAGTTAGACGGAACACAAGCTTTCGCTGCGCCGATGCTGAAACCCTGGAATTCGAGCAAGCTCAGTTCGACGTCGTTTGGAGCGTGGAATGCACCGAGCATTTGTTTGACAAGCCAGCGTTCTTCCAGCGCGCCGCGCAATGGCTCAAGCCCGGCGGACGCATGGCGATTTGCGCTTGGCTGGCCGGGGACCAACTGGATACTTCCGCGCGGCGACAACAAGTTTATGACGTCTGCGACGGGTTCCTATGTCCTTCGCTAGGCAGTTCCGCGGACTACATGGAATGGATGCAGCGCGCAGGATTGCGCGTGGAACGCGTCGAGGATTGGACGGCGAAGGTCGCGCGCACCTGGGAAATCTGTCGCGATCGCGTGCGCAAAACGCGCGTGCGCTGGTTGGCCCGTTGTCTGCATGGCGAAAGCACATTGTTCTTGGATCGCTTCGACGCGCTGTTGTCGGCCTATGAGACGGGGGCGATGAAGTACGGATGCTTCATCGCGACAAGAGACGCATAA
- a CDS encoding YceI family protein — protein sequence MNWRTALLVLLAAAMGPWVNPRGAYGQVSKSQRSAERKTFEPGDLQLDASEVFVFVGKTGFGHEHAIAGKLASGHLQLDASAPSGELVFELASFDADTDTARRYIGLKGVTDADTRRQVNDNMHGQAVLDVTTHPTAVFTLTSVSQLKEPSARKLPQYELGGEFTLHGVTRPIRVVADWEEKQGWIHLRGGFSMRQSDFEMTPFTKAFGAVGVTDELKVWGDFWIAKERRVVEVKTTKSNHRSR from the coding sequence ATGAATTGGCGAACTGCCTTGTTGGTGCTCCTCGCGGCCGCAATGGGACCCTGGGTGAATCCCCGCGGCGCGTATGGACAAGTCAGCAAGTCGCAACGCAGCGCCGAGCGCAAGACCTTCGAGCCAGGCGATCTTCAACTGGACGCCAGTGAAGTGTTCGTCTTCGTCGGCAAGACAGGCTTCGGCCACGAGCATGCCATCGCGGGTAAACTCGCCAGCGGCCATCTCCAACTTGACGCTTCGGCGCCCAGCGGCGAATTAGTGTTTGAACTGGCCAGCTTCGACGCAGACACCGACACGGCCCGACGGTACATCGGGCTGAAAGGCGTCACCGATGCGGATACGCGGCGACAAGTCAACGACAACATGCATGGTCAGGCAGTGCTCGATGTGACTACACATCCGACCGCTGTGTTTACATTGACATCCGTTAGTCAGTTGAAGGAGCCTAGCGCGCGGAAGTTGCCGCAATACGAGTTGGGCGGCGAGTTCACGCTGCACGGAGTCACGCGACCGATCCGCGTAGTCGCCGACTGGGAAGAAAAGCAGGGCTGGATTCACCTGCGCGGCGGGTTTTCCATGCGTCAGTCGGACTTTGAGATGACGCCCTTCACAAAAGCATTCGGCGCCGTCGGCGTGACGGACGAACTGAAAGTCTGGGGCGATTTCTGGATTGCCAAGGAACGCCGTGTCGTGGAAGTCAAAACAACCAAGTCGAACCATCGCAGCCGCTAA